TCAACAAGTGTTAGGGCTCAGTGAGGCAGAAATCGCACAAAAGCTTACAGTATTCTCAGATGATGGAATTTCAATCACACTTGAAAGCATTGAAAAGGTATTGGAAATTAAAGACAAAGTTGGTGACGCAATAAGTGAGGTTACAAGCGAATCAGCAAAACTTGTATGTAATCCACAAACAACAAAAGTCATCATTATTCCAAAAGAACCATTTACGAAGCATGATTATGACGTAAAGGTTGAACTTGATTGTAAATAAAAAAAGGGAGGAAGTATTATGGACCATAAAAACTATGCATTGGATGAGAGTTACTCAGTAATCTCAAGCGGTGTCACGATCAAAGGGAATATCGAATCAACAGATTCACTCAGTATTGCCGGGATTGTCCAAGGTGATGTAATGTGTCACAAAGAAATTGAACTCGCACAGGATTGTTGTATCAGTGGAGACATTAAGTCCACATCGATTGCGATTAACGGTGCCAAAATTGAAGGGAACGTGACAGTAGAAGACCGTTTTGTGTTGGATAAAGACTCAATTATCATCGGTTCTTTGAGTGCAAGCAGTGCCCATATTAACGGTCAAATTGAAGGACCTGTAAAGGTGAGCGGCGAAGTATCCATCGCTTCAACTGCAGTAGTAGTCGGTGATTTAGTCGCATCCTCATTGGTTGTTGAAAATGGTGCGAAGCTAAAAGGAAGTTATACCGTATTTAGTGAAGAAGTAAACGAACCAACCATGCACAATGAAGAAACAGTCATTGAACGTTACTATCAAACACAAGAAGGATTGGAACAAGATTCAAAAAATGATGACTTTGTCATTACTACAGATGAACTTGATGCCTAAATATGAAAAGCAACCCACACGGCGCGTGAGTTGCTTTTTTTTAATGGTGTATTTTTGATTAATCTTACGCGATACAAACGATTCACACAGCATGATTTTTATCGATGAGGATCGACATACTTTTCAACATTACGCTGATGTTCTTCATAAGTTTTCGCAAAATAGATTTCACCAGTCGTTACATCCGCCACAAAGTACAAATAATCTGTATCATCAGGGTTAAGGACTGCTTCAATCGCGAGTGATACTGGGTTCATAACCGGTCCTGGAGGAAGCCCTAAATGAATGTACGTATTGAATGGTGAGTCAATATCAATGTTTCGCTCACATTCTTGCCATGACTCATAGGTTTGCAATGCATAACAAATTGTAACACTCGATCCCAAGGTCATATTAATATCCAAGCGATTAATGAATACATTTGCGATTGTTCGCATGGACGCTTCTGTATTTCCTTCATAATTCACAATCGAAGCTAAGGTTAAGAGCTCATGGACACTAAAGCGGGATTGTTCAATCTCATCCGCAAAGGAATCCAAGACCTTTGCCATATTATTTAAAATTGTATGGGTAACGTCATCAATTGTCGTAATGCGTTTAAACTCATAGGTATCTGGATATAAATATCCTTCAAGCTTCACCTTCAAATCATCAAGGGTTAAGACTTCATTGAGGAATGGATAAGTTTCCACAAGGGATTCAATATAATCCGCATCATTCCAAGTGGCTAAGATCTCATCAGCTTCTAAGTTAGTTTCTTCACCAAGCAGTGCTGCGAAGTCTTTAGCCCAGCCCCCTGAGGGTAAAGTAATCGTCACAACGTTTGGTTGTGCATTACGCTGGTCATCAAAATGCTTAATAATCTGGGTGGTTGTCCATGAAGCATCAATTTCGTACACGCCAACAAAGAGCGTCTTATCCAACTTGAACCTCAAGATAAATTGCATGAATGAAGCAGAACGAATCACGCCTTCTTCTTCTAAGTGACGACTCACACTGGTATATGTATCTTCTGATGTAACGTTAATTGTATGAATCTGTGATTCAGAAGTAACCCCGCGATTCATGGAATAGAATGTGATAAAAACAACTGCAAGTATTGCTACCCCAATCCCAATAAACCAATACTTTTTCTTAAGGATAAAATCCATCCGGTAAACCTTCCTTACTCTAATGAAAACATAAAACACGAATAATATGGTCCTGTATAAAATACCATTGCTTATATTATACAGTGTTATGTGACGAAATGTTAGACTTAACGTCCAAGAAATTGGGTGTGGTAGGCACTCTATTACAGGAAATGTCATCATCGTGGTTATGCAAACATAATACCCCAAAACCGAGTAATATCACCAAAATCCAACAAAATATGCACTATTTACTGTGATTTCAACACAAAAGGAGAAGAAATCACACTTAGAATCATTCAACTTAGTTCAATAATATATGAATACCCAATAAATGGTCATACCTATAATTATGGGATAACTTACAAATTTTAAGGATATATTTTATCCAGCTGGCTCAAGAAATTCACAGGGTTTGCTTGGTAAACTCATGAAATGAATCGGTCTTGTTCTTGTGAATTGACGCTATCTATGCTATAGTACACAAAGGGAATGAAGTTCTCCCTGTTCTGATTAAGACAAACCGCATATGCTGATGACTTCTATACTTTTTTAAGTATAGGGTTGTCAGCATTTTTTATTTGAAGGAGAAGAAACGTATGTTACAAAGCATCGGGTTAATATTTATCATTGGGTTTATCATGCAAGAAGTCTTTCAAAAGGTCAAGATTCCCAGTCTTGTAGGATTCTTGTGGTCAGGCATATTATTAGGGCCATTTGGGTTTAATATCCTCGATGAGTCCCTCCTTAATATCTCAGGGGACTTAAGAGAAGTTGCACTGCTCATCATTTTGACACAAGCAGGGCTATCCTTGGAATTATCAGACTTTAAGAAAATGGGGCATAAAGCCATTTTCATGTCCTTTGTTCCTGCTTGTTTTGAAATCTTTGCGACGTTTATGGTTTCGCAATATCTATTTGGTCTCAGTCCAGTTGATGCACTCTTGTTGGGTGCCATCATTGCCTCTGCATCCCCAGCAGTCATTGTACCCCGCATGCTAAAACTGATGAAAGAAGGCTATGGTATCAAGAAAGGAATCCCACAACTAATCTTAACCGGAGACTCTGTGGACGATGTTTTCAACATTGTGGTATTCTCCAGCGTACTTGGACTACAAGGCGGAGGAAAACTAACATTCTCACAATTTTTACTGATTCCTGTTTCTATATTAATAGGGGTGGCAATCGGAGTGGGCCTGGGATTGATTGTTTCAAAGCTTTTTGAAAGGATAAAACACCGTTTCGAATTTAAAACCTTGTTGCTCTTAAGCGTTGGATTTTTACTCATGGGTGTAGAATCTTATGTGGAATCATTCTTCCCATTCTCAGCGCTTATCTGTGTGATCGCAATGGGTGTTACCTTATTAAATATGCAACCAAAGGATGCAGTCAGTGTATCCAACCAATTATCTAAATTATGGATCGGGGCACAAGTCTTGTTATTTGCACTCGTTGGCGCAAGTGTAAACATCAACTATATAACCTTTGCAGGAATATCCGCAATCCTCATGATGATTGTTGTTTTATGTATTCGAGGCGTAGGGATCTTATTGAGTCTATCAGGCAGTGATTTTACACTAAAAGAAAAACTGTTTTGTGTTTTATCAGGCATCCCAAAAGCCACAGTTCAAGCGGCAATTGGAGGGATTCCACTTGCGATGGGGATTGCCAGTGGTGAACTGATCCTCGCAATCTCTGTAATCGCGATTTTATTCACTGCACCAATTGGTGCAATGCTTTTGGATACTTTGTATCCAAAATTATTAACAGATGATCGAAACACGGATAGAATCATTTCATAAAAAGGATGAGTATCTTCGATATTAATGATATTATAGGTATGAAATAAAAAAACATGATCTTTCGATTTATTTAACTGGCTGATCCGTTGAGAGCACACGAATGAGGAGAACGAACCGATGACAAAAGATTTTTCGTTTGATGCAATTCTAGAAGAACTTGATAAGCGACATTTAAAATATAATCATAGTGGTGAGATGGTTTTTGATGATGATGTATATGTATCAATCTGGGACATTTCATCTGGAATTTTTCGATATCATGTTCACTATCTAAACTATGAATCAGAACATATCGAAATTGAATATAAAAAAATTCAGACTTTACTCCACGATTCATTAAAATGGAATCAATTCGGATTTACACAGGATTTCAAGATGTTTCCTAATCGAACACCGTATCATAAAAATAGACACACTGAACTCAATTTTGTAATGCGTGGCTCCTTGGATTTCAAAGTTCAAGGTGAAATCGTGAGTGTATCTGAAGGTGATATGTTAGGGATTAACACTATGACATATCACAGCGAACACGAACTGGTAGAGCCATTATATGTCGTCTTTATAGGTTTTAATGATACTAAGTATGTAGCGTCCATCCTTGATTATGTTGAAAATCTGCAGTTTCGAAAATTTATGAATCGATCCCTGTCAAAATCTACAATGGAAGCAGAATATGTTTTATATCACGACATTGACAAATTTGACGAAACCAAACAACTCTTAGAATTAATCATTCAAGAAATCGACGCGAAGAAACCAGGGTATAAAAGTATTCTTAGAGGACTATTTATCCGATTTTTTACCCATATGAATTCCCTGCATGGAAAGGATACGTCACAACCGGCAAAAGGATATCGCTACCTTGTATTTGAAGAGATGAGTCATTATATAAATGAACACTACGCAACAATTTCACTCCAACAACTTGTGGATTTATATGGCTACACGAAAGACTATTTTAACCGACTGGTAAAGGAAATGACAGGAAAGACATTTATCCAGTATGTCCAAGACATTCGACTTGAGAAAGCGTGTGAATATCTTGCGACAACCGAATTACGTGTTGTTGAGATTGCGGATAAAACAGGATATTCAAATATCTCATATTTCTACAAAATATTTAAAAATCGAAAACAAATTACCCCCGATGAATATCGAAAACGCTATAAAATATAGCGTTTTTCTCGTTTATAGTCAATATCTTGACATTAAAGTCGTATTTGGTTAATGGGTTGATCTACAAATGATTGTAAACTAATAATGTAATCGCATTCAAAGAAAAGGTGATAAAGTGGAACGAATAGATATACAGCATGTGATGAAGGAGCTCACACTTAAGGAGAAGGCTTCTTTATTGTCGGGTGCAAACTTTTGGAATTCTAAAGCAATCGAACGATTGAATATTCCATCAATTATGCTTACCGATGGACCGCATGGTTTAAGAAAACAAGGTGGAAAAGCCGACCATCTTGGACTCAATAAGAGCATACCCGCAACGTGTTTTCCACCTGCAGCTACATTAGCAAACAGTTGGGATCAAACCATACTGTATAAGGTTGGTGAGGCACTTGGGAAAGAAGGCGCATATGAGAATGTGGGTGTTGTGTTAGGACCGGGCATGAATATCAAACGCAACCCACTTTCAGGACGAAACTTTGAGTATTTCTCAGAAGATCCATACCTGAGTGGATCGTTATCTGCAAGCATGATTAAGGGCATGCAAAGCCAAGGTATTGCAGCCTGTGCCAAGCACTATGCGGTCAACTCACAAGAGTTCCACAGAATGTCTGTGGACGAAATTGTTGATGAAAGAGCCCTTCATGAACTTTATTTAGAATCATTTAGGATTGCTGTAGAGGATGGCGAAGTTGACTCAATCATGACATCCTACAACAAAGTCAATGGGACCTATGCCAATGAAAATACCCACCTTCTGGTGGATATCTTAAGAAATCAATGGAACTTCAAGGGTCTTGTTGTTACTGATTGGGGTGGAAATAATGATCGCGTTTTAGGACTTAAAGCAGGAAATCATTTGGAAATGCCGTCAACGAATGGCATGACGGATCAAGACATTGTGGATGCAATTCATCATGGAACCTTGGAAGAATCAATGCTTAATGATCGTGTTGAGGAATACCTAAACTTTTTAAATCATTTAATCGATAAAAAGGTTGAAGGGGTACAGGTTGATATGGATGCACAGCACCAAATCGCACGACAAGCTGCTCAAGCTTCGATTGTTTTATTGAAAAATGATCATCAAATCCTTCCATTAAAAAAGGACACACGTTATGGTTTGGTAGGCGATTTCATGGTAAATCCACGCTATCAAGGTGCTGGAAGTTCACTCATCAACCCAACACGATGTGATAACCTCTATGATACTTTAATGGCCAGTGATTATACCATTGCAGGGTATGCGCAAGGGTTCCATCGTTATGGGAAAACAGATCCGCGATTAGTCAGGGAAGCAGTCAATTTATCAAAAATGGTTGATACAGTTCTTGTATTCTTAGGACTTGATGAAAGCAGCGAAGCAGAAGGTGTTGATCGTCAACATATGAAGCTTCAACAAAACCAACTTGATTGCATTCAAGCTATTGTCGAAACAGGGAAACCCGTAATTGTAATCTTAGCAGGAGGTTCTCCTGTAGAACTGCCATTTATGGAAGCACTGGATGGGTGCATTCATGGATACTTGCCAGGTCAAGCCGGTGGTCTTGCATTATTTGATGTATTAAGTGGTGCCGTAAATCCTTCAGGAAAACTGGCAGAGACCTATCCTATTAAATATGAAGATGTTGCATCTTCTGCATATTTCCCAGGACATCAAAACACCTCTGAACACCGTGAAGGCATCTTCATTGGATACCGTTACTTTGATACCGTTCAAGAAAATGTGTTGTTCCCGTTTGGATATGGTCTATCTTATACCCAGTTTCATTATGAAAGCATGACCCTCAATCCAGACGGTGTTACAGTTACCCTTGAAAATACGGGTGAAGTGGCAGGAAGTGAAGTGGTCCAAGTATATGTTCACAAATGTGACTCAACAATCCTAAGACCCAAACAAGAACTTGCAGGATATGCGAAGGTACACTTAGAAGCACATGAAAAGACCACAATCACCATTCCCTATAGAGACCATGCATTTAGTTTTTATAATGTAAACAAAGGCTGTTGGGACAGTGAAAAAGGCCAATATGAGATCATGGTTGGGGCATCATCACGCGATATTCGATTAACGCAAAGCATCGATCGAGATGGAAACGTTGATATCGAGGATATCTACACACCCATGCAATATCAAAACCTTGAACTCAAAAACATCACTCAAGCATCATTCCAATCCCTGCTTGACTTTAAGCTTCCAGAAAGTGAATGGGATCCTAAGAAAACCTTAGAACTCAATGACATCATCGAACAAGCACGCACCAAAAGTGTATTTGGTCGGTTTGTAAACTGGCTTATTGATATGCTGTACAAATTCTTTATGTGGCGTGGCAATCCGATTGCTGCCAATAATGTACGATTTGCGCAAAACCTTCCCTTTAGAGGCATTGCGCGGATGTCAGCTGGACGGGTCAATATGAAAGCTTTAGATGGACTTATGGATATGTTTAACGGTCACTTTTTCAAAGGACTGTTTAGGTTTGTAAAGAATTACCTATTTAATTAATGAGGAGAAGACATGAATTTTAAAGAATATTTCGAACAAAGAAAACAGCGTAAAGCACGGATTGTCGACGAGGTCAAACGCGCTAAAGCACTCGAAAAGACAAACAAAGAAGCACTTAATGCATTAAGTAAAGATGAAAAAGCTTCACGTATTAAGCAAGAAAAGATTGCGCGTAAACACGCGAAAAATGCACATAAGCAAGATCTTAAAGCAATGGAACGCAAAGAAAAGCGTACGCAAAAGAAAGAAGACAAGATTTATAAAAAAGTCTATAATCGCCCGCGTCGTGCACTCAAATGGGGTGTGGTTGTGATCATTTTTGCTTTTATAACTGTTCAATATGGACCAACTATTAATAATCTATACCGAGCAGTAACATCAAAGGATGTGAGTGCTAATACCTCAACTCCAGAAGCAATTGCAGCACGTTTACATGGTGAAAAAGTGTCCGAAGAAATCGTTGAAGAAGGAATTGTCTTATTGAAAAATGAAGACCATTCATTACCTTTTTCAAGTACAGACAAAGTCAATGTTTTTGGAACTGCTGCCCATGAAATTCGCTATGGTGGTGGGGGATCAGGTGCTTCAAATGACACGCATGCCATTGACTTATTTGAAGCGTTTGACCAAGTAGGTCTCGAATACAACAAAGATCTTGCTGATTTTTATAAAGAAAAATCATCCGGAGGTTCCAGTGGATCAGGGCTCTTTGAGGTAGTTAAGGGATTACTTGGAAAAACCTCAATTGATGAGCCAACAATTGATCACCTAAGTGATGAAGTCCTCACACAAGCTAAAGCGTACTCAAATAAAGCAGTCATTGTTATTTCAAGTTCTGGTACAGAAGCAAGTGACTTCTCATTAGACCAATTAAAACTCTCAGATAATAGACGTGCTCTCATTGAAAAAGTAGCTGAAAACTTC
This DNA window, taken from Erysipelothrix larvae, encodes the following:
- a CDS encoding bactofilin family protein codes for the protein MDHKNYALDESYSVISSGVTIKGNIESTDSLSIAGIVQGDVMCHKEIELAQDCCISGDIKSTSIAINGAKIEGNVTVEDRFVLDKDSIIIGSLSASSAHINGQIEGPVKVSGEVSIASTAVVVGDLVASSLVVENGAKLKGSYTVFSEEVNEPTMHNEETVIERYYQTQEGLEQDSKNDDFVITTDELDA
- the mltG gene encoding endolytic transglycosylase MltG: MDFILKKKYWFIGIGVAILAVVFITFYSMNRGVTSESQIHTINVTSEDTYTSVSRHLEEEGVIRSASFMQFILRFKLDKTLFVGVYEIDASWTTTQIIKHFDDQRNAQPNVVTITLPSGGWAKDFAALLGEETNLEADEILATWNDADYIESLVETYPFLNEVLTLDDLKVKLEGYLYPDTYEFKRITTIDDVTHTILNNMAKVLDSFADEIEQSRFSVHELLTLASIVNYEGNTEASMRTIANVFINRLDINMTLGSSVTICYALQTYESWQECERNIDIDSPFNTYIHLGLPPGPVMNPVSLAIEAVLNPDDTDYLYFVADVTTGEIYFAKTYEEHQRNVEKYVDPHR
- a CDS encoding cation:proton antiporter, translated to MLQSIGLIFIIGFIMQEVFQKVKIPSLVGFLWSGILLGPFGFNILDESLLNISGDLREVALLIILTQAGLSLELSDFKKMGHKAIFMSFVPACFEIFATFMVSQYLFGLSPVDALLLGAIIASASPAVIVPRMLKLMKEGYGIKKGIPQLILTGDSVDDVFNIVVFSSVLGLQGGGKLTFSQFLLIPVSILIGVAIGVGLGLIVSKLFERIKHRFEFKTLLLLSVGFLLMGVESYVESFFPFSALICVIAMGVTLLNMQPKDAVSVSNQLSKLWIGAQVLLFALVGASVNINYITFAGISAILMMIVVLCIRGVGILLSLSGSDFTLKEKLFCVLSGIPKATVQAAIGGIPLAMGIASGELILAISVIAILFTAPIGAMLLDTLYPKLLTDDRNTDRIIS
- a CDS encoding AraC family transcriptional regulator, with the translated sequence MTKDFSFDAILEELDKRHLKYNHSGEMVFDDDVYVSIWDISSGIFRYHVHYLNYESEHIEIEYKKIQTLLHDSLKWNQFGFTQDFKMFPNRTPYHKNRHTELNFVMRGSLDFKVQGEIVSVSEGDMLGINTMTYHSEHELVEPLYVVFIGFNDTKYVASILDYVENLQFRKFMNRSLSKSTMEAEYVLYHDIDKFDETKQLLELIIQEIDAKKPGYKSILRGLFIRFFTHMNSLHGKDTSQPAKGYRYLVFEEMSHYINEHYATISLQQLVDLYGYTKDYFNRLVKEMTGKTFIQYVQDIRLEKACEYLATTELRVVEIADKTGYSNISYFYKIFKNRKQITPDEYRKRYKI
- a CDS encoding beta-glucosidase, with the translated sequence MERIDIQHVMKELTLKEKASLLSGANFWNSKAIERLNIPSIMLTDGPHGLRKQGGKADHLGLNKSIPATCFPPAATLANSWDQTILYKVGEALGKEGAYENVGVVLGPGMNIKRNPLSGRNFEYFSEDPYLSGSLSASMIKGMQSQGIAACAKHYAVNSQEFHRMSVDEIVDERALHELYLESFRIAVEDGEVDSIMTSYNKVNGTYANENTHLLVDILRNQWNFKGLVVTDWGGNNDRVLGLKAGNHLEMPSTNGMTDQDIVDAIHHGTLEESMLNDRVEEYLNFLNHLIDKKVEGVQVDMDAQHQIARQAAQASIVLLKNDHQILPLKKDTRYGLVGDFMVNPRYQGAGSSLINPTRCDNLYDTLMASDYTIAGYAQGFHRYGKTDPRLVREAVNLSKMVDTVLVFLGLDESSEAEGVDRQHMKLQQNQLDCIQAIVETGKPVIVILAGGSPVELPFMEALDGCIHGYLPGQAGGLALFDVLSGAVNPSGKLAETYPIKYEDVASSAYFPGHQNTSEHREGIFIGYRYFDTVQENVLFPFGYGLSYTQFHYESMTLNPDGVTVTLENTGEVAGSEVVQVYVHKCDSTILRPKQELAGYAKVHLEAHEKTTITIPYRDHAFSFYNVNKGCWDSEKGQYEIMVGASSRDIRLTQSIDRDGNVDIEDIYTPMQYQNLELKNITQASFQSLLDFKLPESEWDPKKTLELNDIIEQARTKSVFGRFVNWLIDMLYKFFMWRGNPIAANNVRFAQNLPFRGIARMSAGRVNMKALDGLMDMFNGHFFKGLFRFVKNYLFN